The following coding sequences are from one Mytilus trossulus isolate FHL-02 chromosome 8, PNRI_Mtr1.1.1.hap1, whole genome shotgun sequence window:
- the LOC134680803 gene encoding low-density lipoprotein receptor-related protein 2-like: MSITKAAVIVCLLGIVESQKGCPYPSWQVHCADQSQCIYDWEQCDGETVHCRDGSDEQEDICRNHTCLSTDLKCADDLQCFSYLYLCNGRRDCYDGSDEAFNICKTKECAFRQRYCDNGNCVYITEFCDGKDDCGDNSDEKEPCFRNNY; the protein is encoded by the exons ATGAGCATTACGAAAGCAGCTGTTATTGTTTGTCTCCTTGGAATAGTAGAATCGCAGAAAG GGTGTCCATATCCAAGCTGGCAGGTTCATTGTGCTGATCAGAGTCAATGTATATACGATTGGGAACAATGTGATGGTGAAACAGTTCATTGTCGTGATGGATCTGACGAACAAGAGGATATTTGTAGAA atcaCACATGTCTAAGCACTGACCTTAAATGTGCTGATGATTTACAATGTTTTTCATATCTGTATCTTTGTAATGGGAGACGGGATTGTTATGACGGATCAGATGAGGCATTCAATATCTGTAAAA CCAAAGAATGTGCATTCAGACAGCGTTACTGCGATAATGGGAACTGTGTTTACATTACTGAGTTCTGTGACGGAAAGGATGATTGCGGAGACAATTCTGATGAAAAAGAACCTTGCTTCCGTAACAACTACTGA
- the LOC134727573 gene encoding low-density lipoprotein receptor-like: MSIIKAAVILFLFGTAYSQIGTSCGILYKNKQVHCEDNSQCVYEYQLCDGSSQCRDGSDERRDFCTDYQCREGFVKCADGRQCIWKPALCNEYIACNDGSDESEAICKGKNNTYVVSS; this comes from the exons ATGAGCATTATTAAGGCGGctgttattttgtttctatttgGAACAGCATATTCCCAGATAG GTACCTCATGTGGAATACTTTATAAGAATAAACAGGTGCACTGTGAGGACAATAGTCAATGTGTATATGAGTATCAGCTGTGCGATGGGTCAAGTCAGTGTCGAGACGGATCAGATGAAAGAAGGGATTTCTGCACAG ATTATCAGTGTCGTGAAGGATTTGTTAAATGTGCTGATGGTCGCCAATGCATATGGAAGCCTGCATTATGTAATGAGTACATTGCATGTAACGACGGGTCAGATGAAAGCGAGGCTATATGTAAAGGTAAAAATAACACATATGTAGTCAGTTCATAA